One genomic region from Bubalus kerabau isolate K-KA32 ecotype Philippines breed swamp buffalo chromosome 7, PCC_UOA_SB_1v2, whole genome shotgun sequence encodes:
- the NSD2 gene encoding histone-lysine N-methyltransferase NSD2 isoform X3, protein MEFSVRKSPLSAPKVVKCVKMKQAPEVLGSANGKTPSCDVSRECSVFLSKAQLSAGLQDGVVQKFNGHDALPFIPAERLKDLTSRVFNGEPGAHDAKLRFESQEVKGLGTPPHTTPVKNGSPEIKLKITKTYMNGKPLFESSICGDGAAAVSLSEADGQRPEHKARRSRKRSAQRGPVLEHSLGEAALVSRVSSPVDKKIPAKRESCPNSSRDKGQLLKYDVGDLVWSKVSGYPWWPCMVSADPLLHSHTRLKGQKKSARQYHVQFFGDAPERAWIFEKSLVAFEGEGQFEKLCQESAKQAPTKAEKIKLLKPISGKLRAQWEMGLVQAEAAARMAVEERKAKFTFLYVGDQLRLNPHVAKEAGVAVESLGEAAEPSGVEEEAADSPKSSGEEGAPVKRRRRAKLSSSTENLPGDPGLGRATPQKVAEADSRRGAGSPLGRKKAAASTPRSRRGDAASQFLVFCQKHRDEVVAEHPDASAEEIEELLASQWNMLNEKQKARYHTKFALVAPPQSEEDSGNLNGKKRSHTKRTQGLSGDAEVEEAPRKRLRTDRHGLRKRETITDKTARTTSCKALEAASSLKSQAATKHLSDACKPLKKRHRAPAAAATTLTFSKSSSPSASLTENELLWEPHQPSWI, encoded by the exons ATGGAATTCAGCGTCAGGAAAAGCCCTCTTTCTGCTCCAAAGGTGGTGAAGTGCGTGAAGATGAAGCAGGCCCCGGAAGTCCTGGGCAGTGCCAACGGGAAGACCCCGAGCTGCGACGTGAGCCGTGAGTGCTCTGTGTTCCTGAGCAAAGCCCAGCTCTCGGCCGGCCTGCAGGATGGGGTCGTGCAGAAGTTCAACGGCCACGACGCGCTGCCGTTCATCCCGGCCGAGAGGCTGAAAGACCTCACCTCCCGCGTCTTCAATGGAGAGCCTGGTGCTCACGATGCTAAACTGCGTTTTGAATCCCAGGAAGTGAAGGGACTTGGGACCCCACCTCACACTACCCCCGTCAAAAATGGCTCTCCAGAAATTAAGCTGAAAATCACCAAAACCTACATGAATGGGAAACCTCTCTTTGAGTCCTCCATATGTGGCGATGGTGCGGCCGCCGTGTCCCTTTCGGAAGCAGATGGACAGAGACCAGAGCACAAGGCCCGGAGGAGCCGCAAGAGGAGCGCACAGCGTGGCCCTGTGCTGGAGCACAGCCTCGGGGAGGCTGCCCTGGTGTCCAGGGTCTCCAGTCCCGTGGACAAAAAG ATTCCAGCTAAGAGAGAATCCTGTCCGAATAGCAGCAGAGACAAAGGCCAGCTGCTGAAGTACGATGTCGGGGACCTGGTGTGGTCCAAGGTGTCTGGCTACCCGTGGTGGCCCTGCATGGTCTCTGCCGACCCGCTCCTGCACAGCCACACCAGACTGAAAG gtCAGAAAAAGAGTGCACGCCAGTATCACGTACAGTTCTTTGGTGATGCCCCAGAAAGAGCTTGGATATTTGAGAAGAGCCTTGTAGCTTTTGAAGGAGAAGGACAGTTTGAAAAATTATGCCAGGAAAGTGCCAAGCAGGCACCCACGAAAGCTGAGAAAATTAAG CTGTTGAAACCCATTTCAGGGAAGTTGAGGGCCCAGTGGGAAATGGGCCTCGTTCAGGCAGAGGCTGCCGCACGCATGGCGGTGGAGGAGCGGAAAGCCAAGTTCACCTTCCTCTACGTGGGGGACCAGCTCCGCCTCAACCCCCACGTGGCCAAGGAGGCGGGCGTGGCTGTAGAGTCACTGGGAGAAGCGGCAGAGCCCTCAGGAGTCGAGGAAGAAGCTGCAGACAGCCCTAAGTCCTCAGGGGAGGAGGGCGCGCCtgtcaagaggagaaggagggccAAGCTGTCCAGCTCCACCGAGAACCTCCCTGGCGACCCGGGGCTGGGGCGGGCCACGCCGCAGAAGGTGGCCGAGGCCGACTCCAGGAGGGGCGCGGGATCCCCCCTCGGCAGGAAGAAGGCCGCGGCCTCGACCCCAAGGAGCCGGAGGGGCGACGCGGCGTCCCAGTTTCTGGTCTTCTGTCAGAAGCACAGGGACGAG GTGGTTGCTGAGCACCCGGACGCCTCTGCCGAGGAGATCGAGGAGCTGCTCGCGTCGCAGTGGAACATGCTGAATGAGAAGCAGAAGGCGCGCTATCACACCAAGTTTGCGCTCGTGGCTCCTCCTCAGTCCGAGGAAGACTCTG GTAActtaaatgggaagaaaaggagCCACACGAAGAGGACACAGGGCCTGAGCGGAGACGCTGAAGTTGAGGAGGCTCCCAGGAAGAGGCTCAGGACTGACAGGCACGGCCTGCGGAAG AGAGAGACGATCACTGACAAAACAGCCCGCACGACCTCGTGCAAGGCCCTTGAGGCAGCGTCCTCGCTGAAGAGCCAGGCAG CCACGAAACACCTGTCTGATGCCTGCAAGCCCCTGAAGAAGCGCCACCGGGCCCCCGCAGCGGCCGCCACCACCCTCACCTTTAGCAAAAGCTCGTCTCCTTCCGCGTCCTTAACTGAGAACGAG CTTTTGTGGGAGCCACATCAGCCAAGCTGGATTTGA